The nucleotide window tgaatccaACTCCTACCTAACAAGGGACGACTcccattttttattatgtacaattGTAAGTTTTGTTGATGATTGTCCTCGATACATGCATCTACTAATATAAACCCGATCGGTTCAATTCGCGAGCCCGAGTATGagcataatttaatttcatctttCAAAATCGTATAATTCGAAAACATACTATTGTAACATCTTTCACTAATAGCCGAGATTTTGCTACCGGTATCTAACTcacattttagtattttattccctattttaacattaataaaaaacGGCTTGTCTCCGCTTGCAACCGCCCGTATATTGTACATTTCACTTTCCGAGTCATCACTCATAAAATTATGGCGTTTTTCGGCCGTTTTGTTGGCCGCTTTACACATCACCTTCAAATGCCCTCTACGTAAACACAAATCACAATTATACTGCTTATAACGACACTTATCTGCCCGATGAGGCTTCCCGCAGCGCCAGCAAAGCGCCGAAGAGGCCGCCGGCCTGGCCCGGCCTGCTGGTCCGCCACGCAGCGCGTGCAGCGCCTCGCCGCCCGCCTCGCCGCTGCCACCTGCCGCTCTCGAGCCGGCCGCGCCGCCTGGGCCGGCCGCGCTGCCTGCGCCTGCACCTATGTTGCTGCCGAAGTCCCCAGAATATGCACCGCCCAAACTATTGCGGCCGCTCACTCTGTCCACATGCTTCTCCGCAGCTTCTAATCCTAGAGCTAGCTCCACCGCCTTCTTGTATGTTAAATTAGTCTCGACCAGCAATCTAGCTTTAATATCCGTGCTTTGTAATCCAGTAAGGAACTGTTCACATAGATTTTCTTCTAGGTTTTGCCCAAACTTACATTCCGTTGCTAAATGCTTTAACTGCTGCAAAAATTCTAGTATGGATTCCCCAGCTTTTTGTTTTCGCTGTCGAAACACTTCCCGCTCCACGTATATTGAACGTTGAGGTTCTAAATGGttttttactattgttactaaTTCTTCAAATGTTTTCTCTTCAGGTTTGTTTGGTGCACATAAGTCACACATTAAATTATAGGTGCGTTCACCTACCAACGTCACCAACGTGGCCACTTTATGCGTACttttgatttcatttaaaaatataaattgttctACTCTTCGAACATATAATGACCACTTTCCCCCGAAAAGATCAAACGGTTCAATTTTACCGAACGGCATTTTACCACGTTACTATTTCACACGTTTTAACTCCCGACTCGTCGCCAATATTGCATACGTCAATCAAACACCGCGGTAGGTAGCTAACTGCTTTATTCATACACCCGCACTTATCCTAcactacaaaaatattttagggTTTTCAAAGGCAAAGTTTGTAGAGCACATTATAATTGAGGCATGAATATTGTCAGGCCTCGTTTGAACTACGTAATTCCATTGGCACTATATCGGACGCTGGAGGCCCCAGTTGGCACCCTCGCGCGCGGGCGGTttggcgcggcgcggcgcgggcgggcgggcggcggcAGCTGAGCGGATAATAAGGCCACTAATCGCCACACTTTAACCTTGTTACTCTGTTTAGAATAGCGCTTGCTCAGGGGAACTTTTATTAACCACCCGAGTAACGTGGGTAGCGATATACAAATTCCACCACATATTATTGATCATTATATTGATCGTAATAAAAATTCAGCAATCAGCCGGGTGATTTAGAATACTCGGTTCGATAAGTTATCCGAATCGAATCGAATATACCGAATTGAGTTTActtaacttaacagggctctctccgtcactcgtttcatacaatcgtagttccaatttcatttgaatattaagcaaccaaagtccatgaaattttgcagacatattctagaaactaatatctgtgtctgtggtgttttagatttttcaaaaaatatgtagttttaaaattacaggggctcaaagatttgtatgaaaatttttaagaccacgtaactttgaaaccgaatattttaacagaaatctggaacaccacagacatagatattagtttctagaatatgtctgcaaaatttcatggactttggttgcttattattcaaatgaaattggaactacgattgtatgaaacgagtgacggagagagccctctctTAACTTAAGTtacaagttataataatatcaattttaagCTGCCaccacacctgcgcgtcatgaaCGTGAGATAATATCGCCATTACAGTTTTCCCTGCTTTTCACAAATAGTATTggatacctaagtatttagtaaattatgaaacagtTGAAATATCgacacaaataataattatttattattgaattgtCTTTACATTGTAACAGCTTTTGCCTTTTACAGTATTATGAAATACTTCTACAAAATAATTCTTGTAACGAATGATTCTGTGAATATTTTACACAACTTTACACAACTTTAATGCTGGCAAAAAGGCTTCGTTtccaatttaaatatttgatttcCGGAAACTGTAGGATAAAGCTGATCGATACAATGCGACCGCTCGCCGCAGCCGCGCGGGCTCTGCGGCCGAGCCTTTCACGCGGTTTGTATGTTTTGCCTTTTTGTTCATAAATTGGAAGGAAAGATCTAAAAGTGTGTGAAAATGTAGAtagaatgtcgacgacatagaAGTGGAAACGCGCGCGGTGTCTAGCGGTAAGGGGGTACAACGTACTTAACGGAACCATCGTAGAGATATTTCATGCCAATTCGCTTGTACTTTTTATGAAATGTCAAGTCTCTAGCACCAATGCATGAATCAGTATTAGGATAGCAAAGAAGGAAAATGattaaatatagtttttattttttaaagttgacCGACGTCATGATTCCTTCggccataatagttttttttacctCACTAACTGCTCATAAAATAAAACGGCTTCGgttatgattaaaatgaattatGCAGGTAATTTATTCCAGTTTTAAAGAGCCTTTTAACTCGTCCAATATTACCTACCCATCTGGATAAACACGAAGCAATAACCATTAACATCGATTATTATATGAATTAATCGTAAAGCACACAACAGAAGCCCAAGCACAGTCAATGTGACACATCTCTCGCGGCATTTGTTTGTCTGTCGATGAAAATGTCGTGGAAAGATTTGTCGTATTGGTTATGCTTGGGTGGTAGGAATCATAGTGAACTATAATTACATATAGTTCATGTTATCGCGACCGCACAAATTACACTCAGCCCTAATTAATCCATTCGTAACTAAACAAGTTTGGGTGAACTCGGCACTGAACAGCTGTACAAGTAGTAATTACACGCAGATTGTGATCGGATTGTATCGATAGCGACTGTGCTCGCAGTACTGCGCCTCCGTCGTCGACAGTTCCGTGGCTTCACTAATAAACTCGATTAACCTAATCTTATTGTAATTGAATGTAAGCCTAAATTATAATGGTTGCATAAGGGGGAGGGTGCGGTCCCCTCTTGTTAACAAGAACTGCTAGGTCTAGAAACATGGTCTTTTAATTGTGCTGCTGTTGTGTGAAAGAATTTACAGAATGCCGGCCTCAGTcaattagtataaaatataaattcttgTCTGAGATTCCATTTTATGGTCATTGACAATACTAGTCAAAAGGTAGCGGGCTAATCTTCACCTAAAGAGTAGTTATATTAGGTAAACTTTAGTCAGTTTCTGTTAGTTTCTAGTGATACTTGACAATTTCACGCTCACCACCGGAGTGCCTGGTGCACTACACGTTGTGCCAGATTTTTTTGGAACCTACAGCCTTCGATGATTTTcgcactagatttcaacataggGTTATTCCAGGGAttaacaaattcttgaaaagccgACAATACATTGTCAGTTCCTCTGGCGCTGTAAATATGAACACATAAAAAACTatcatctagtaaattataaGTTCATAAAAAATGAATAACAACCTTGTTTCTACAAATATCTACATTCTACCACTCACACGTACAAAATCCCTGTATAGACAGACTAGGGCTTCAAAATAATAGGTCGTCTGTGACCACCGGCCTTGTTCCCTAATGAGCGGTGCTTTACTTTTTATACGAGACGAGATAGTACGTGCTCCGTCCCCGCTCTGCTTCAgacgcgacgcgcgacgcgcaAATTGGAGCCACTGTTCCGTAGCTTTTTAGAGTTCTGCATCTCCAGagagaaaaggaacccttataggattattCGTTGTCACATATATCTATAATATCTTCCTGTCTATCGAGACCCGTCAAAATAATCACACTGTATAGGGTCCCCCGTCCCGTTGATAtacaatcatgaaaggcaaggaGCAATGTCtctgcacaagtaaagggaatacgaataccgtgaatttgtgggtgGGTAGGTGcctcaaaaaaaatttaaaactgttatttcttgcacgatGATACAGAaccattcgtgtgcgagttcgactcacGCTTGACCATTTTGCCTTTCAAATCAAAATTTCATCGTGTCTCTCTGATAACTACCTCTATACTTAGTCACTGCAGCAGCTGTAGTTTcacaaaaatgtaaaatttttgtttatttatttgtttgcgCGCTGATTGCGTAAAAACAACTATTACGAATACTATAcgagatgaaatgaaatatttacttATCAAAAACTTggttacttaaattaatttttacatatTCGTCACTCCGACATGATAGAGATACATgcgcgggatcgaaccccagacctcgAAGTCTAGGTAGGAGCTTGATAGATAGTTGGTCATCActgcttaaaataaaataatattggaaAATTTAGTGTAACCGATAGCCAGTTGGGGAAAATGCCGAAGTTTCCAGCTTTGCTCCCTAATTTCCTTTGTAGTGATATTAAAGCGGTGTTGTCATTTTGCGAAGATCAATTTGGCGCGACGGAAAATAAAACGGCTTTGCTTCAAGAGCTAGTGTTATTTTGGCAAACACTAATTCAACCATTTTCTTTTATTGGTTAATTGAAGACAGTAGAGTTGTAAGTTTATATTTaaccataattataataagctTATACACTGCCTGTCTGTATTTGTCAACGTACCTACAACTTAACGCCTAGGTATCTGTAATTAAACAACAAAGAAAGTCATGATTTTATTGTTGCTCGTTGATTTAAGCTAATTAAATCactaaaaaatcataatataccGAAGCGTTTCACCAGCTCCTGTCCTAGGAGTCGTTAGGCGGGAACAATACGCCGACGAACATGGGCCATCCGCTACCGAGCTCGCCTCAGCGATATCACACATACATAACTGCACTGTACTTCGTGTATAATGGTACgtattttactatatttcatGTTAATAATCTTCTGACCGAATTTCAGCCACGGACATTAGCCAGCAACATAAAAGATATGCGTATTATTTATCACAACAGTATACGCGACTACAACTGCACTCTCTAATCTCAGAGTGCGACGGtaggcaatccgacacgaccggagaaagATCAGACTCCGGACTGATGGTCTATGAGTTTTCTAGGCACAAGGTGTACACCGCCAACAATGTACAAGCGATAAAAATCTTTGAATATTGGAGACGTTTGTTCCATGTGCGATCCAGAGCCTAGATTTGTCGCCAGTCAATTTGTTTGAGTTTCAATTGCTAGATTCGTAGGCATAGAAAGATGGGAAACACGAATGTTGAATGCACTTTACTGTGACGTCAGGACAAATCCAACCGTAGAACATTGATAACGATTACGAGCTTGTTTTAGGAACAGCACTTTATTAGACATTAGATAAGAATAATCCGTATCTCGAAAGATTCGTCGTAAAGCAGGAAATAGCACTACACAAGTGCCGGTGTTTAAACGTCCGAATTTATCTTTTATAGGTCGTTCCCGCACCATCTAAAGTAACGCTCGTAAACCGACATCATGAGAACGCTTACCGGCATGACACTGACGAGGAAGCGATtcagaaaataaattacagtaAGTATAACTTTCTACAGCATAGCTTTTAATTTAGAACAGTGACTTAAGATAATGTCACAATATTCGCAGCGAACAATCAGCATCACAATCTACCCATcaccggcgcactactgagcacgggtctcatctcagaTTGGAAAAGGTTTAGTCATAGCTGCAACTGGCCAAGTACGAATatacagactttacacaccctAGAGATTATTATGGAGAGCTCGCAGGTTTTTCCATGATGTTTTCGTTCACAGTACCAAGGAACAAGCAATACTTATGAACAATTTCTAGTAGGTAGACATGCGACAAGTGACAACCGTTTCTCGCTGCTTTTTTTTGCCATGCAGTGTCCCGAAGCCGCGGCAGAGATAATGCTCGGAGCTACGCGGCTgtacattcaaatctgttcaggcatttagaagttatggtggaacaaaAAAACTCAATCCCTAAAGAGGTATATTATAGgtttgtatattatgttatcaTGGTTGCCTGAAGTTcaaaatgatataatattattagctaatAAGCCTATGCGAAGGTTATCATTGCGGCGCCTACAATTTTGCTTACCACGTTATAGTACACCGTGGTCTGTGAGTACACCCCTGTACAGTGTACAGTGTACACAGCTGAACGTGTATTTGTGTGTAGTCACGTTTAATGTTTCCCCGCGTGTTTGCGCCCCAACCTGTTGCCTCGGCCCCCCCACCCCCCGGCCCCGGCCTTGTCGACCTAAATAATCGCTTAAATTCATACCTACTCGTGCTGCCAATAAACagtgatttataatataagggACAATGCCGTGggtattttatttgcaataagctAAACCTGGAGTGCGATCACATTATATTGGTAAAGAGGTACGAGCTCGGTAAGTTGTCATACAGTCTAAGTTAGCGGGCTAATCTGGGTTATGACATTAACAGGATTCCGTAcctaaagggtaaaaacggagcccaattaatgtcactctgctgtctgtgtCTCTTTCTGTCCGGATTCCAAAATTTCTGGTTTGTAACTTATTTCACAGGTATCTAGCTTGTAGACGAAATGAATAGACCTACCCTAAATTTTGATATATAtggtgtaaaacgttgacccgaacccaaatattgaattaaaaattcaattaaattattttattaaacacataGTTTCCCCCATGACATCGCTTGAATTGGCCATGTGCTTCGGTACAAGTTACTCAAGTTTTACATAAATCAGTTTagtctttttttataattttaattaaattcctaatAGATCCCCTACTGTTCATGGTCATTATCATGGCTTTGCATTATTATAAACTACGATACTTTCACGCACACGTGAACAGACACCATTGAGTAAGCCATGGCACTCCACATACTAACCGTCTCCATTGCGCCCTACCACATCACTTAGTTCAAGATAATATAAATATCTCAGCACCAAATGAAGGTGTCTTTATTATAAATAGAGCGAGAAGAATGGCCGTTTGCGCGTCGTTGAGGGCACGTTAAAGCTAATGGCGGACGACACGGAGCGTCGCGTCCACACGCCATCACGTGGTAGCCCGACTACCAGAGCCTTAAGATGATTGCACATTAGCTGTAAGGAACGCTTGGCACGTTAAATACGTGGTTTAGTAAACCTCGGACACTAGCGTCCGTATTTTGAGCCTTATAAGGGGCGGTCTACCATCTGAAAAGGTCTACCATATATATCGTATTCTACACTGACAGTACAGCTGTTGGCAGATGGATAGACGACATATATATAGAGTGGCAGGAAGCCactggatttaggcggcgcaagaccatgaTATGTGGAAGTGCCTAGAAGAGCCCTATGTCCAATAATAAACTTCTATATCGGTTATTGACCACGACTACTAGTAGGTACCAACACGCTCCACTGATAGTTACGCGTGGTCGTAAAGGAGTTCATTTTGAGTGCGATGCGTACAGCCCATAGTAATGTGTGAACAGCTTAATCGTGTAATGTGCATAATTTAAGAGCAACTCCCTCTCCCCGCCTTCATCTCTTAAGATTCCCGCTCTGGCTTCGCAttgttgaaaaatatttacgcGCTGAGGGCGGCGCGGGAATTATGCCGATGTCGATAACATTGCCGATCGTTTAACATTATGTAAAGTACTCCCCGGGGACCGGGGGCTGGCACAAACTCATTACATCAAGGTGCCTTACAGCCTCACCTTGATGTAATGTTGCTCCGGAGAAAGTCACTCTACATTCTAGAGTTTACCTACTAAACAGTAGGTCTCTCTCCCTCTTTGATCGTATACCATTTTCCATTAATTACGTTATACCGAGACAAGTCAATGCAGATCCTCCTGCATTCAACTCTACAATGTGCAATTTATTATTAGAAtgataaatattacaataatcgGGCACGAAAGATACGAAATGGCCAAATTAGGAATTAGGAAATCGGTCGGTATTGACTTGAGCCAATATCGCTTGTCAAAGATGAAACTCGGAGATAAACCTAGAGAACCCGagataaaaatagttaaagCGATTTCACGCGGACAAACCCAAAGGCATAAACTAGTTTAATTCTATAAACAGTCTGTTACTCTGTTAGCAATAAATCTACCGCTAACTGCGAGTCATTGGGagttaaagacaatttatttgtttaaattgaAACTAAGAGACACCACTTTACGAAATATGCGACAACATTTTTACGGCTTTGAACGAGGCTGGAGGAGTCCGCTGATGCTTCTGTATTGATTCCCGCAGGACGAGAGGCACTTTCAATAAGAAGTTATTATATCTAAATTCTGTTCCTAACAAGGTGCAAACTcgaactcaaactcaaaaccatattttattcaaagtaggtacaccttttgatggtcagaattgtttgtaagatgatatagtggtgatattttaattacttaaacttaaaactaaagctaggtACGAGGTGTTACGAGTGCTTTTAAGTGCATTTAATACAACACAAAACttaactttatttactttggaataaaattgaaattagtattaggtatattgtgtCTACCGAAAAAAAAGCCGCTGAAATGAAGCCGCGGACGCCATCGCCACAGGGCTTAGGACTTGATACAAAACTTTCCCAAAGATACTCCACTGGAATTTCAAAGTGAAGCTTTCTTAGATCACTTTTGCAACTATATTTTATCCATCAAAAGTTCGTTCGTTGAAAGATTTTTAACAGCCTTAGGTTGTTTaacatttaacaagtgtaaattaaaaatcacccccgacaagcgaaggttacagtaactagaaaagagctgataaccttcaaacggctaaaccgattttcttagatttatagctaagaatactctctcaaacaaaaaaaaaaaaaatcggttcattagtttaggagctccgatgccacagacagatacacacgtcaa belongs to Maniola jurtina chromosome 6, ilManJurt1.1, whole genome shotgun sequence and includes:
- the LOC123866285 gene encoding uncharacterized protein LOC123866285; this translates as MPFGKIEPFDLFGGKWSLYVRRVEQFIFLNEIKSTHKVATLVTLVGERTYNLMCDLCAPNKPEEKTFEELVTIVKNHLEPQRSIYVEREVFRQRKQKAGESILEFLQQLKHLATECKFGQNLEENLCEQFLTGLQSTDIKARLLVETNLTYKKAVELALGLEAAEKHVDRVSGRNSLGGAYSGDFGSNIGAGAGSAAGPGGAAGSRAAGGSGEAGGEALHALRGGPAGRARPAASSALCWRCGKPHRADKCRYKQYNCDLCLRRGHLKVMCKAANKTAEKRHNFMSDDSESEMYNIRAVASGDKPFFINVKIGNKILKCELDTGSKISAISERCYNSMFSNYTILKDEIKLCSYSGSRIEPIGFILVDACIEDNHQQNLQLYIIKNGSRPLLGRSWIQKFKINELCINNILQEDSDNEYRDRFINELKTEYSSVFTDKLGECKKQIRLQLTDNKPVFVRAGRYL